From Phaeodactylum tricornutum CCAP 1055/1 PHATR_bd_26x34 genomic scaffold, whole genome shotgun sequence:
CAACACAGTTTGGCTGTGTTAGAGTGTATCGTGTACCTTCGAGCGGAAAGTAAGCACGAATAGATACTACTAGTTAACCAACTATAAGAGCAAGTTGTCCAGTCAATAAAATCGGAAACTTCCGATACTTTGTCACATTCTTCAGGTGCACAATATCGCTTCAAGCATAGACGAGAACACACGAAACGTCTTTCCATGTTTGAGCGCTCTCATTTAAGTCATGCTAATCCAGCCCTTCGAGTACCACAGTCCCATCATACGCACTAGATTGCCTTTGGCGATGCCGCATGCTGTGATTGTGTAGTTCGTGCAAGCTGAGAAGCTCAGGGTGATTGGCTGGGCCTTCGTATTCGCCCTTGCACCCATTCAAGATCATGCGCCATTTCCGATCAATTTCGTACAAATCCAATCCAGCCGTGTCCGGAACGGTCTAAAAGGTCACGACACATGCAACAAATGAAGCGTAGCCGCTTAAGAGGAAAATATTTACGTCGCCGACGTAGTGAAAGAGAACGGCTGCAAGCAGGGCGCCGCATTTTCCTGAAGCGGCGGCAATTCCGTGGCACATGGTGCGTTGGGACGTCGGGAAAATTTCGGCCGGTACCAAAAATGTCGTGCGAAAAGCGATGATCCCAAGTACAATGCAATCAACATGGTGGACGATAGCTGTTCGTACAAGAATCCACAGGCCACAAACAAAGTTCCTGTGAGTAAGAATCCGAACTGCTGAAGTTTCCTTCGTCCAACCACATCCAACAAAATCGCGGCACCAAAGTACCCGAGCAAGGCCACAGCCGCGTTTAGGGTGGCCGCCAATGCAAACTCTAGCACGGTTGTGTCGGGTCCTGTCAGAGCGATCAAAATGAGCTCTGAAAGAGTTTGTTTCCGTAAAAGGCAATATCCCAAAGCATCCAAGACAAACTTGCTCCAAACAGGCGGACGCCATAGTTGCGCAAAAAAAGGGCGGTCGAAGTCGCTCGTAAATTACGTTCGGTATCGATAGAGGGAGCATCGCGGATCGATAAGGAATCGTTAGCCAGCAAGGACGGTACCGAAAGAGACGAAACTGATGTGGCAACTGAAATTTCGGATTTGGAGGGCGACAGCGTTGTATACAGCTGTGATTGTGCCGCTGGAGAGCTCTTACTGTATCCGGTGATAGCGCTTACCATCTGCTGCTGGTGATGCTGCCGAAGAGCGTCGCGAGCCAATTCTTCAAGGTGATCCTTGTCTTGTTTCCAGACGGTCGATTCGGGAAGGTGTCGTATTCGGGACAGCCATGCACAAGTAAGCACGACAGCACCAAGGATATATGTCCACCGCCAAATGCTGAGGAGTGCATTGTGATTGTAGCTGTAGGAGATGCCGGCATCATCGTCATAGTTATTTGTGTCGCGGATAGCGTCACCCGTTTGGTCAAAGACGATGATAAGTGTAGTGATTATAAGTGAGTTGCAAAAGATCCCCACCCCCTGCATGGTAAACACGAGTTGGACCTGCCGTCCACGGTTGGGAGAGGACGTTGGCAGAGGGGACTTGATGCTGTCAATTTCCTCTGCGTGCGTATGATGGCGTatatcgttgtcgtcttccatgACGGTATACAATCCATCCATGGTAGATTCCGATCTGCCGCGCTCTTGTTGTCTGGGTGTTAGTAGTCGGCGCTGGGAAGACGAGGAAACCATGGCCTTTTCCGAAGCCGAGGAGGCGGACAGGGGATACTCGCCACCGACGCCAACCCCAAAAACAAACAGCACGCAGCTCATGCATCGAAACAAGTTTGGCGACGAGAGTGCCGTGTAAGAAAGAAGCGTCAACGCAATGGAGGCGCCGCTCATGAGAGATGCCGTGAGAATGGAACCTTTCCGACGTCCTATCACATTAGCGGCATAGCCAATCACTAGCATACCCGAGATCACATCGAGGACGATAGAGTACGTTAAGGATTGCCGCAGCCGCGGTCGACAGACACTCGCGTCGGCGGTCTCGTGGTCgtcgctgctgctggtgAAGCATTCCGGGTACACAATGTTCCAAAAAGGCTGCAACGTTCCGATGCTGAAGAGGAAATAGGACTCACCGAACAAACCCATTATTCGCATACAGCGTTTGTAGAGCCAATTAATGCTTGCGACGTTCCAGCCGAAGGTAAGGTCTGATTTAGAGAAAATACGCTTAAGGagatgggaaaaggtgaaaaactcgctaaaggggacagaacgtgttctctctaagtagcttcatttgcTGCNNNNNNNNNNNNNNNNNNNNNNNNNNNNNNNNNNNNNNNNNNNNNNNNNNNNNNNNNNNNNNNNNNNNNNNNNNNNNNNNNNNNNNNNNNNNNNNNNNNNNNNNNNNNNNNNNNNNNNNNNNNNNNNNNNNNNNNNNNNNNNNNNNNNNNNNNNNNNNNNNNNNNNNNNNNNNNNNNNNNNNNNNNNNNNNNNNNNNNNNNNNNNNNNNNNNNNNNNNNNNNNNNNNNNNNNNNNNNNNNNNNNNNNNNNNNNNNNNNNNNNNNNNNNNNNNNNNNNNNNNNNNNNNNNNNNNNNNNNNNNNNNNNNNNNNNNNNNNNNNNNNNNNNNNNNNNNNNNNNNNNNNNNNNNNNNNNNNNNNNNNNNNNNNNNNNNNNNNNNNNNNNNNNNNNNNNNNNNNNNNNNNNNNNNNNNNNNNNNN
This genomic window contains:
- a CDS encoding predicted protein, whose translation is MGLFGESYFLFSIGTLQPFWNIVYPECFTSSSDDHETADASVCRPRLRQSLTYSIVLDVISGMLVIGYAANVIGRRKGSILTASLMSGASIALTLLSYTALSSPNLFRCMSCVLFVFGVGVGGEYPLSASSASEKAMVSSSSQRRLLTPRQQERGRSESTMDGLYTVMEDDNDIRHHTHAEEIDSIKSPLPTSSPNRGRQVQLVFTMQGVGIFCNSLIITTLIIVFDQTGDAIRDTNNYDDDAGISYSYNHNALLSIWRWTYILGAVVLTCAWLSRIRHLPESTVWKQDKDHLEELARDALRQHHQQQMVSAITGYSKSSPAAQSQLYTTLSPSKSEISVATSVSSLSVPSLLANDSLSIRDAPSIDTERNLRATSTALFLRNYGVRLFGAKLILIALTGPDTTVLEFALAATLNAAVALLGYFGAAILLDVVGRRKLQQFGFLLTGTLFVACGFLYEQLSSTMLIALYLGSSLFARHFWYRPKFSRRPNAPCATELPPLQENAAPCLQPFSFTTSAT